One Thioclava electrotropha DNA segment encodes these proteins:
- a CDS encoding GNAT family N-acetyltransferase yields MTVTLRPAHDADRDAIADLWHLSASLPGVGPPVMPSRTALRARVDEEMTAGWQVTLAEDQGRIMAFLALKPREAILAELFVHPDWIGHGIGSRLMAQAKAALPEGFRLYTSETNSRAQAFYLHHGMERLQTDTHPRTGHAMVWYGWPGN; encoded by the coding sequence ATGACCGTCACGCTACGCCCGGCCCATGACGCGGATCGCGACGCGATTGCCGATCTCTGGCATCTCAGCGCGAGCCTGCCCGGTGTCGGCCCACCGGTGATGCCCAGCCGCACCGCCCTGCGCGCCCGCGTGGACGAGGAAATGACTGCTGGCTGGCAGGTGACCCTCGCCGAGGATCAGGGGCGGATCATGGCGTTTCTCGCATTGAAACCGCGCGAGGCGATCCTGGCCGAGCTTTTCGTCCATCCCGACTGGATCGGGCATGGGATCGGCTCGAGGCTCATGGCGCAGGCCAAGGCGGCGCTCCCGGAGGGGTTCCGCCTCTATACCAGCGAGACCAACAGCCGCGCGCAGGCGTTTTACCTGCATCACGGGATGGAGCGCCTGCAGACCGACACGCATCCGCGCACCGGGCACGCGATGGTCTGGTATGGCTGGCCCGGCAACTAA
- a CDS encoding sulfurtransferase TusA family protein, giving the protein MTPDIEIDAKGLLCPLPVLRLRKALESAAPGALVQLVATDGASWIDVPHFCAQTGHELVEAEDWEGVKVYLVRKS; this is encoded by the coding sequence ATGACGCCCGATATCGAAATCGACGCGAAGGGGCTGCTCTGCCCCCTGCCCGTTCTGCGCCTGCGCAAAGCGCTCGAGTCGGCCGCCCCCGGCGCACTGGTTCAACTGGTCGCGACCGACGGGGCGAGCTGGATCGACGTGCCGCATTTCTGCGCGCAAACCGGGCACGAACTGGTCGAGGCCGAGGATTGGGAAGGCGTGAAAGTCTATCTGGTGCGCAAGAGCTGA
- a CDS encoding cytochrome c biogenesis CcdA family protein, with protein sequence MFGIDLVSAAFLPAAFVALFAGLLSFLSPCVLPIVPPYLAYMGGVSMGDLREGKRSAVVPALFFVLGLSTVFLFMGFAASTFGRFFLTNQVLFGRIAGGVIVILGLHFLGVFRIPILDREARLDAGDRGGSSLGAYVLGLAFAFGWTPCIGPQLGAILSLAAQGGDQARGTALLAVYALGLGIPFLLAALFIQRAIGVMNRLKAYMGIIEKTMGALLVIVGILLLTNAFSAISFWLLETFPSLAVLG encoded by the coding sequence ATGTTTGGAATCGATCTCGTCTCCGCTGCGTTCCTGCCCGCCGCCTTCGTGGCGCTCTTTGCGGGTCTGTTGTCATTCCTCAGCCCCTGCGTGCTGCCGATCGTGCCGCCCTATCTCGCCTATATGGGCGGGGTGAGCATGGGCGATCTGCGCGAGGGCAAGCGCTCGGCGGTGGTCCCGGCGCTGTTCTTCGTGCTGGGCCTGTCGACGGTGTTCCTGTTCATGGGGTTCGCCGCCTCGACCTTCGGGCGGTTCTTCCTGACCAATCAGGTGCTGTTCGGACGGATCGCGGGCGGGGTGATCGTGATCCTCGGCCTTCATTTCCTCGGGGTGTTCCGTATCCCGATCCTCGACCGCGAGGCGCGGCTGGACGCGGGCGACCGGGGCGGCTCCTCGCTGGGTGCTTACGTGCTGGGCCTCGCATTCGCCTTCGGCTGGACGCCCTGCATCGGCCCGCAACTGGGCGCGATCCTGTCGCTGGCCGCCCAAGGCGGCGATCAGGCGCGCGGGACGGCGCTACTGGCGGTCTATGCGCTGGGGCTGGGCATCCCGTTCCTGCTGGCCGCGCTGTTCATCCAGCGCGCGATCGGCGTGATGAACCGGCTCAAGGCCTATATGGGGATCATCGAGAAGACGATGGGCGCGCTGCTGGTCATCGTCGGGATATTGCTGCTGACCAATGCGTTCTCGGCGATCAGCTTCTGGCTGCTGGAGACCTTCCCGAGCCTTGCCGTGCTGGGCTGA
- a CDS encoding UdgX family uracil-DNA binding protein (This protein belongs to the uracil DNA glycosylase superfamily, members of which act in excision repair of DNA. However, it belongs more specifically to UdgX branch, whose founding member was found to bind uracil in DNA (where it does not belong), without cleaving it, appears to promote DNA repair by a pathway involving RecA, rather than base excision.) gives MRTIILPEIGTFEAWRDEARAALGAGIPPEELLWHRGAAEADLFAQDAPAPTGGAVSVPKGFVDLARLVICHRDPERFARAYAVLWALRSDKRLLEDRADPRIDRVNRMAKEVSRDRHKMTAFVRFREIGDPDAPRRRFAAWFEPSHYICELTAPFFVKRFGDMDWSIFTPDLTAHFEAGKLRFSDGQPCPDLPEDGAEDLWRTYFRNIFNPARLKVGAMQSEMPRKYWHNLPEAGLIPEMIATAQARAEEMAANAPTLAPARAGKITERLASDRATPPPVGDRAELLAGLNGCRRCPLWENATQPVPGEGPLDAPLMIVGEQPGDFEDLEGRPFVGPAGQLFDEVAARAGLSRERAFLTNAVKHFKFTPRGKRRIHQSPDRQEIHHCRWWLDQERSLVKPKAILAMGATALESLTGDRRGLLKRRGTVEVLEDGTPMLITVHPSYLLRLPDMEKPAMMRAFEADLARAAQMVS, from the coding sequence ATGCGCACGATCATCCTGCCCGAGATCGGCACGTTCGAGGCGTGGCGAGATGAGGCCCGCGCGGCTTTGGGCGCTGGCATCCCACCCGAGGAGCTTCTCTGGCATCGCGGGGCGGCGGAGGCCGATCTCTTCGCGCAAGACGCCCCTGCCCCCACAGGCGGCGCTGTGAGCGTACCGAAGGGCTTCGTCGACCTCGCCCGGCTCGTGATCTGCCATCGCGACCCGGAACGTTTCGCACGGGCTTACGCGGTGCTCTGGGCGCTGCGATCCGACAAGCGCCTGCTGGAAGACCGCGCCGATCCGCGCATCGACCGGGTGAACCGCATGGCGAAGGAGGTCTCGCGCGACCGCCACAAGATGACCGCCTTCGTGCGCTTCCGCGAGATCGGCGACCCGGACGCCCCGCGCCGCCGCTTCGCCGCGTGGTTCGAGCCCTCGCATTACATCTGCGAACTGACCGCGCCGTTCTTCGTCAAACGCTTCGGCGATATGGACTGGTCGATCTTCACCCCCGATCTGACCGCGCATTTCGAAGCGGGCAAGCTGCGCTTCAGCGACGGCCAGCCGTGTCCTGACCTGCCCGAGGATGGCGCGGAAGACCTTTGGCGTACCTATTTCCGCAACATCTTCAACCCGGCGCGGCTGAAGGTCGGCGCGATGCAATCCGAGATGCCGCGCAAGTATTGGCATAACTTGCCCGAGGCCGGGTTGATCCCCGAGATGATCGCGACCGCGCAGGCGCGCGCCGAAGAGATGGCGGCCAACGCACCCACACTCGCCCCTGCCCGCGCTGGCAAGATCACCGAGCGGCTGGCAAGCGACCGCGCCACCCCGCCGCCCGTGGGCGACCGCGCGGAGCTGCTCGCCGGGCTGAATGGCTGCCGCCGCTGCCCGCTTTGGGAGAACGCCACGCAGCCAGTGCCGGGCGAAGGGCCGCTCGATGCGCCACTGATGATCGTGGGCGAGCAGCCGGGAGATTTCGAGGATCTTGAGGGACGCCCCTTCGTCGGCCCCGCCGGGCAGCTCTTCGACGAGGTGGCAGCACGTGCAGGCCTGTCCCGCGAGCGCGCCTTCCTCACCAACGCGGTGAAGCATTTCAAATTCACTCCGCGCGGCAAGCGGCGCATCCACCAGTCGCCCGACCGGCAGGAAATCCATCACTGTCGCTGGTGGCTCGACCAAGAACGCAGCTTGGTGAAGCCGAAGGCAATCCTCGCGATGGGAGCGACCGCGCTGGAGAGCCTCACCGGGGATCGGCGTGGCCTTCTCAAACGGCGCGGCACGGTGGAGGTGCTCGAGGACGGCACGCCGATGCTGATCACCGTCCATCCATCCTATCTGCTGCGCCTGCCCGACATGGAAAAGCCCGCGATGATGCGGGCTTTCGAGGCGGATCTGGCCCGCGCGGCGCAGATGGTGAGCTAG
- a CDS encoding putative DNA modification/repair radical SAM protein, with translation MARMTLDQKLAILSDAAKYDASCASSGGQRRDSKDGKGIGSVTGSGICHAYTPDGRCISLLKILMTNFCIYDCAYCVNRVSSNVTRARFSPEEVVTLTLEFYRRNYIEGLFLSSGIIRSPDDTMTDMVRIAKLLRVEHNFRGYIHLKTIPDAAPELIEEAGLYADRLSINVELPTDRAVQDYAPEKDPAQIRRAMGDVRVLREARKERSFTGKRPPKFAPAGQSTQMIVGADGANDTTILKTSTRLYSSYALKRVYYSAFSPIPDSSAALPLIKPPLMREHRLYQADWLLRFYGFDVDEISQGATDGNLDLTVDPKLAWALANRHLFPLDVNRAEREVLLRVPGLGVKTVGRVLATRRHRTLRYEDLRRMGANLKQAKPFITLLDWHPRALTDAADLRARFAPPPQQLQLF, from the coding sequence ATGGCAAGAATGACCCTCGATCAGAAACTGGCGATCCTCTCGGATGCGGCGAAATACGATGCCTCCTGCGCGTCGAGCGGGGGGCAGCGGCGCGACTCCAAGGATGGCAAGGGGATCGGCTCGGTCACAGGCTCCGGCATCTGTCACGCCTATACGCCGGACGGGCGCTGCATCAGCCTGCTGAAAATCCTGATGACGAATTTCTGCATCTACGATTGCGCTTACTGCGTGAACCGGGTCAGTTCCAACGTTACCCGCGCGCGGTTCTCGCCCGAGGAAGTCGTGACCCTCACGCTGGAATTCTACCGCCGCAACTATATCGAGGGTCTGTTCCTATCCTCCGGCATCATCCGCTCGCCCGACGACACGATGACCGACATGGTGCGGATCGCTAAGCTCTTGCGGGTGGAGCATAATTTCCGCGGCTATATCCATCTGAAAACCATCCCCGATGCCGCGCCCGAACTGATCGAAGAAGCCGGGCTTTACGCAGACCGCCTCTCGATCAATGTCGAACTGCCGACCGACCGCGCGGTGCAGGATTATGCGCCCGAGAAGGACCCCGCCCAGATCCGCCGCGCGATGGGCGATGTGCGGGTGCTGCGCGAGGCCCGCAAGGAGCGCAGCTTCACCGGCAAGCGCCCCCCGAAATTCGCGCCCGCGGGCCAGTCGACGCAGATGATCGTCGGCGCGGACGGGGCGAATGACACCACGATTCTGAAGACCTCAACCCGGCTCTATTCAAGCTATGCGCTCAAGCGCGTCTATTACTCCGCCTTCTCGCCGATCCCCGACAGCTCTGCCGCCCTGCCCCTGATCAAACCGCCCTTGATGCGCGAGCATCGGCTCTATCAGGCGGATTGGCTGCTGCGCTTCTACGGCTTCGACGTGGACGAGATTTCGCAAGGCGCGACCGATGGAAATCTCGATCTGACGGTCGATCCCAAGCTCGCCTGGGCGCTGGCGAACCGGCATCTGTTTCCGCTCGACGTGAACCGGGCCGAGCGCGAGGTGCTGCTGCGCGTGCCGGGGCTGGGGGTGAAGACGGTGGGTCGGGTGCTGGCGACGCGCCGCCACCGCACGCTGCGCTACGAGGACTTGCGGCGTATGGGGGCGAACCTGAAACAGGCGAAACCTTTCATCACGCTCTTGGACTGGCACCCGCGCGCGCTGACCGACGCGGCAGACCTGCGCGCCCGTTTCGCCCCGCCGCCGCAGCAGTTGCAGCTGTTCTGA
- a CDS encoding DUF2189 domain-containing protein, with product MQTIASPPSEVPHIRDLQVSEIPDILKAGWNDFKRAPAFGLMFSGFYVLGGIVLWTVFAAQGEEWWLIPFALGFPLLAPFAAMGLYTVSRRLEAQEPLVWREVIACCVSEKDRQTPSMAMLILMMFMFWVFVAHTTFALFMGLSAFTNVSSSPEILLTGNGLMMLAIGSAIGAAFAAILFSFTVVGLPLIMDREIDIITAIITSMRAVAANPVSMAIWGMVIAASLFIGMLPVFLGLFIVLPVLGHASWHMYRRLTA from the coding sequence ATGCAAACGATCGCGTCGCCGCCCTCCGAGGTGCCGCATATCCGCGACCTTCAGGTCTCGGAAATACCAGACATCCTGAAAGCAGGATGGAACGATTTCAAACGCGCCCCGGCCTTCGGGCTGATGTTTTCGGGCTTCTACGTGCTCGGCGGCATCGTGCTCTGGACCGTGTTCGCAGCCCAGGGCGAGGAATGGTGGCTGATCCCCTTCGCGCTCGGCTTTCCGCTGCTCGCGCCCTTCGCGGCGATGGGGCTTTATACCGTCAGTCGCAGGCTGGAAGCTCAAGAGCCGCTGGTCTGGCGTGAGGTGATCGCCTGCTGCGTTTCCGAGAAGGACCGCCAGACGCCCTCGATGGCGATGCTGATCCTGATGATGTTCATGTTCTGGGTCTTCGTGGCCCACACGACCTTCGCGCTGTTCATGGGGCTGTCGGCCTTCACCAATGTCTCCAGCTCGCCCGAGATCCTGTTGACCGGTAACGGGCTGATGATGCTGGCGATCGGCTCCGCGATCGGGGCGGCCTTCGCGGCGATCCTGTTTTCCTTCACGGTTGTGGGTCTGCCGCTGATCATGGACCGTGAGATCGACATCATCACCGCCATCATCACTTCGATGCGGGCAGTCGCCGCCAACCCGGTCTCGATGGCGATCTGGGGCATGGTGATCGCGGCAAGCCTGTTCATCGGGATGCTGCCAGTCTTTCTTGGCCTGTTCATCGTGTTGCCGGTGCTGGGCCATGCCAGCTGGCATATGTATCGCCGCCTGACGGCCTGA
- a CDS encoding SDR family NAD(P)-dependent oxidoreductase — protein sequence MSTVEFKDKRIWIMGASSGIGQALARELATRGARLVLSARSVEPLDALKAELGQGEVVPCDVSDPESLDDARGEILTHGPLDAMIITAALYDPGRVDEIKRDAARKLVEVNLLGTLWFAQAAPGLLREGGQLVIFGSVAGIFGLPKGQLYSASKAAVINLVESLRVEYAPQIDVRLISPGFVKTRLTEKNDFAMPFVIEADEAARRIADGLAKDRFETHFPRRLTWQLKLLKRLPYALSLRLTKRMGG from the coding sequence ATGAGCACCGTGGAGTTCAAGGACAAACGCATCTGGATCATGGGCGCGAGCTCGGGCATCGGGCAGGCGCTGGCGCGCGAACTGGCTACGCGCGGGGCGCGGCTGGTGCTGTCGGCCCGCTCGGTCGAGCCGCTGGACGCGCTGAAGGCGGAGCTGGGTCAGGGCGAGGTCGTGCCCTGCGACGTCTCCGACCCCGAAAGCCTCGACGATGCGCGCGGCGAGATCCTCACCCACGGGCCGCTGGACGCGATGATCATCACCGCGGCGCTCTACGACCCCGGCCGCGTCGATGAAATCAAGCGCGATGCGGCACGCAAGCTGGTGGAGGTGAACCTGCTCGGCACGCTTTGGTTCGCGCAGGCCGCGCCGGGACTGCTGCGCGAGGGCGGGCAGCTGGTGATCTTCGGCTCGGTCGCAGGCATCTTCGGTCTGCCGAAGGGGCAGCTCTATTCCGCCTCGAAAGCCGCCGTCATCAACCTCGTCGAGAGCCTGCGCGTTGAATATGCCCCCCAGATCGACGTGCGGCTGATCTCTCCCGGTTTCGTGAAGACTCGCCTGACCGAGAAGAACGATTTCGCCATGCCCTTCGTGATCGAAGCCGACGAGGCCGCCCGCCGCATTGCCGACGGGCTGGCCAAGGACCGCTTCGAGACCCACTTCCCCCGCCGCCTCACATGGCAGCTCAAACTATTGAAACGACTGCCTTATGCGCTGTCGCTGCGGCTGACGAAACGAATGGGTGGCTGA
- a CDS encoding AAA family ATPase: protein MAARVHITGAAGSGTSSLGERLADRLGVVHLDTDQFYWAESDPPYTVKRRPAERLALMEAAKEPEGWVISGSLDGWGEPAIAGADLIVFLTAPTPIRLARLRKREAARFGTRIRKGGDMEANHGSFLTWAAGYDDPYFSGRSLSRHHEWLAGRSEPVLELSGTRPLDDLLAECLTALGMKP, encoded by the coding sequence ATGGCGGCGCGGGTTCATATTACCGGCGCCGCAGGATCGGGCACATCTTCTTTGGGCGAACGCCTGGCCGACCGGCTGGGCGTCGTCCATCTCGACACCGATCAGTTCTATTGGGCCGAGAGCGACCCGCCCTACACCGTCAAACGCCGCCCCGCTGAGCGGCTGGCGCTGATGGAGGCGGCGAAAGAGCCCGAGGGCTGGGTGATTTCCGGCTCGCTCGACGGCTGGGGGGAGCCCGCAATCGCAGGCGCCGACCTGATCGTCTTCCTCACCGCTCCCACACCGATCCGCCTTGCGCGCCTGCGCAAGCGCGAGGCGGCGCGCTTCGGCACGCGCATCCGCAAGGGCGGCGATATGGAGGCTAATCATGGCTCCTTCCTGACCTGGGCTGCGGGCTATGACGATCCCTATTTCTCGGGGCGCTCGCTCAGCCGCCATCACGAATGGCTGGCGGGCCGGTCCGAGCCGGTGCTGGAGCTGTCGGGCACACGTCCGCTGGATGATCTGCTGGCGGAGTGCCTTACCGCGCTCGGAATGAAACCCTGA
- the prfB gene encoding peptide chain release factor 2, whose amino-acid sequence MRAETQNTVEQIRKSLTLLGQRMDLETAPHRIEEFNAMIEDPTLWDDQARAQKLMRDRQQLMDKFETYNRIKQDLEDNVELIEMGEMEDDEEVVSEAEASLAALKETAASKELEALLDGEADANDTFLEINAGAGGTEACDWASMLQRMYVRWAEKRGYEVELQSEEPGAEAGIKSCAYKISGPNAYGWLKSESGVHRLVRISPFGKGTRETSFASVWVYPVVDDNIEIEVNPADIRIDTFRSSGAGGQHVNTTDSAVRITHHPTGIVVTSSEKSQHQNRDIAMKALKSRLYQMELEKRTAAINEAHENKGSAGWGNQIRSYVLQPYQMVKDLRTQHETSDTQGVLDGDLDGFMAATLALGLEGKSRADAQAES is encoded by the coding sequence ATGCGCGCCGAGACGCAGAACACCGTCGAACAGATCCGCAAGTCCCTGACCTTGCTGGGCCAGCGGATGGACCTCGAGACCGCGCCGCACCGGATCGAGGAATTCAACGCGATGATCGAAGACCCCACCCTGTGGGACGATCAGGCGCGCGCGCAGAAACTGATGCGCGACCGGCAGCAACTGATGGACAAGTTCGAGACCTATAACCGGATCAAGCAGGATCTGGAGGACAATGTCGAACTGATCGAGATGGGCGAGATGGAAGACGACGAGGAAGTCGTCTCCGAGGCCGAGGCCTCGCTGGCCGCGCTGAAAGAAACCGCCGCATCGAAAGAGCTCGAAGCTCTGCTCGATGGCGAGGCGGATGCGAATGACACCTTCCTCGAGATCAACGCAGGCGCGGGTGGCACGGAGGCCTGCGACTGGGCGTCGATGCTGCAGCGGATGTATGTCCGCTGGGCCGAAAAGCGCGGCTACGAGGTCGAGCTGCAATCCGAAGAACCGGGCGCCGAGGCCGGGATCAAATCCTGCGCCTACAAGATTTCCGGCCCCAACGCTTATGGCTGGCTGAAATCGGAATCGGGCGTGCACCGCCTCGTGCGGATCTCGCCCTTCGGCAAGGGCACGCGCGAAACCTCGTTTGCGTCGGTCTGGGTCTATCCGGTGGTCGACGACAATATCGAGATCGAGGTGAACCCCGCCGATATCCGCATCGACACGTTCCGTTCTTCGGGGGCTGGCGGTCAGCACGTCAACACGACCGACTCGGCGGTGCGGATCACCCACCACCCGACCGGGATCGTGGTCACCAGTTCCGAGAAGTCACAGCACCAGAACCGCGATATCGCGATGAAGGCGCTGAAATCGCGCCTCTATCAGATGGAGCTGGAAAAGCGCACCGCGGCGATCAACGAAGCCCACGAGAACAAGGGCTCGGCCGGCTGGGGCAACCAGATTCGCTCCTACGTGCTGCAGCCCTACCAGATGGTGAAGGACCTGCGCACGCAACACGAAACCTCGGACACGCAGGGCGTGCTCGACGGCGATCTCGACGGGTTCATGGCGGCGACGCTGGCGCTTGGCCTCGAAGGCAAATCCCGCGCCGACGCGCAAGCGGAAAGCTGA
- the tpiA gene encoding triose-phosphate isomerase: protein MRKKLAAGNWKMNGLKSNLGEVSALTEAHPSPACDVLLCPPATLIGAMAEAAGGKLAVGGQDCHMNESGAHTGDISAQMIADAGGSYVIVGHSERRADHHESDLIVRAKAEAAIGAGLIAVICVGETEAQRDGEQTLDVIGEQLAGSVPDGATAANCVIAYEPVWAIGTGRTPTLEQIAEVHDFMRNTLVARFADAGNGMRLLYGGSVKPSNAEEIFATSNVDGALVGGASLKASDFGAIIAALEAS from the coding sequence ATGCGCAAGAAACTGGCCGCCGGCAATTGGAAGATGAACGGGCTCAAGAGCAATCTCGGCGAGGTCTCGGCGCTGACCGAAGCGCATCCGTCCCCCGCCTGTGACGTGCTGCTCTGCCCGCCCGCGACGCTGATCGGCGCGATGGCCGAGGCGGCTGGCGGCAAGCTCGCGGTCGGCGGGCAGGATTGCCACATGAACGAAAGCGGCGCGCATACGGGCGACATCTCGGCGCAGATGATTGCGGATGCGGGTGGCTCTTATGTCATCGTCGGCCATTCCGAGCGCCGCGCGGACCACCACGAAAGCGATCTGATCGTGCGCGCCAAGGCCGAGGCGGCGATTGGCGCAGGTCTGATCGCGGTGATCTGCGTGGGCGAAACAGAGGCGCAGCGCGACGGCGAACAGACGCTCGACGTGATCGGCGAACAGCTTGCGGGCTCCGTTCCCGATGGTGCGACGGCCGCCAATTGCGTGATCGCCTATGAACCCGTCTGGGCGATCGGCACGGGCCGCACGCCGACGCTGGAGCAGATCGCCGAGGTGCATGACTTCATGCGCAACACGCTGGTCGCGCGCTTCGCCGACGCGGGCAACGGGATGCGCCTGCTCTATGGCGGCTCGGTCAAACCCTCCAATGCGGAAGAGATTTTCGCGACCTCCAATGTCGACGGCGCGTTGGTGGGCGGGGCCTCGCTCAAGGCCAGCGATTTCGGCGCGATCATCGCGGCACTGGAGGCAAGCTGA
- a CDS encoding HesB/IscA family protein, translated as MFNVPGQDPVTLTDAAVAQIAKLMSREDAAGFRIGVKKGGCAGMEYTMEVAAEAGPMDIVVEKGPARVLIAPMAQMFMLGTEIDYETGLLESGFKFRNPNVVDECGCGESIKFADMEAPQTNG; from the coding sequence ATGTTCAACGTCCCCGGACAAGATCCCGTCACCCTGACCGACGCCGCCGTCGCGCAGATCGCTAAGCTGATGTCGCGCGAGGACGCGGCTGGCTTCCGCATCGGCGTGAAGAAAGGTGGCTGCGCGGGCATGGAATACACGATGGAGGTCGCGGCCGAGGCCGGGCCGATGGATATCGTCGTCGAGAAGGGCCCCGCCCGTGTGCTGATCGCGCCGATGGCGCAGATGTTCATGCTGGGCACCGAGATCGACTACGAGACCGGCCTTCTGGAATCGGGCTTCAAGTTCCGCAATCCGAACGTGGTCGATGAATGCGGCTGCGGCGAGTCGATCAAGTTCGCCGATATGGAAGCCCCCCAGACCAACGGCTAA